The following are from one region of the Hemibagrus wyckioides isolate EC202008001 linkage group LG24, SWU_Hwy_1.0, whole genome shotgun sequence genome:
- the lsm12a gene encoding protein LSM12 homolog B — protein MAAPGPGEYFSIGSHVACLTCLGQRLQGEVVAFDYQTKMLTLKCPSSSGKSHLNDVILVNLAYVSKVDTINERSETPPPLASLNFSKLASRARAEKEDKLSQAYAVSAGVSVEGQQLFQTIHKTIKDCKWQEKNIVVMDDVVITPPYRADNCRGKEGSALGHVRKIVEKHFRDMDQKSVQRSQAQQTQKDSVLA, from the exons ATGGCGGCTCCGGGACCGGGGGAGTATTTCAGCATCGGGAGCCATGTCGCCTGCCTCACCTGCCTGGGACAGCGCTTACAGGGAGAGGTCGTGGCTTTCGATTATCAGACCAAGATGCTGACTCTGA AATGCCCCTCATCTAGTGGGAAGTCCCATCTTAACGACGTCATCCTGGTTAATTTAGCCTACGTGTCTAAAGTGGACACCATCAATGAGCGCAGCGAGACTCCGCCCCCTTTAGCGTCTCTCAATTTCAGCAAG CTGGCCAGCAGAGCTCGGGCGGAAAAAGAAGACAAGTTGTCTCAGGCGTACGCGGTCAGCGCCGGAGTCTCAGTGGAGGGCCAGCAGCTGTTCCAGACCATTCACAAAAC CATCAAAGACTGTAAGTGGCAGGAGAAGAACATCGTGGTGATGGACGATGTGGTCATCACGCCGCCGTACCGAGCTGACAACTGCAGAGGCAAAGAGGGCAGTGCGTTAGGACACGTACGCAAGATA gtggagaAACACTTCCGTGACATGGACCAGAAGTCTGTGCAGCGCTCACAAGCACAGCAAACACAGAAGGACTCGGTCTTGGCGTGA